AACTTGGCGCCGCCCTTCAGCTTGGCGATGATGGCGTTGGCGTCGGCTTCGTTGTCCACCAGGATGTGGCGCACGTGGTATTCCTTGTCGCCCGTCTGCTTGGTGAAGCGGTCGTATTCGGCCTTGATCTCGGCGTCGGTGACAGGATGCTTGGTGACGTAGTCACGCGCCAGGGCATTGATCACGATGGTCTGGCGGGCGTTCTCCAGCGCCTGCTTGACTTCCGGATTCTTGTCGTAGCCCTGCTTGATCGCTTCCTGCATCATCACTTCGCGGGCGATCAGGTCTTTCTTGATCGCATCGCGCAGCTGCGGCGAGTCGGTCGCCTGGCCCTGGGCCACGACCGCCTTGACCATCTGGTCGGCGCGCGAGGACGGGATCGCCTTGCCGTTGACGACGGCGAGGTTCTGGGCGAATGCGGACGCGTTTGCGAAAGTTGCGGCGATAGCGATCAGGGCTAACAGCAGCCGCGCTGGCTTAAAAGTCATGGTGGTTCCTGTGAGGGGGTTGCTTGGACGAGATTGGATTAGTTTTTGTAGTACGTAGCAGATTTTCGAACAGATTACTTAAGACTTCCTGAAGGCTGCGCTATCGCGACAATTCCGACGGGGCAATGGCGTTGATCGCCAGTGCGTGGATGTCGGTATGCATCATGCCTTGCACGGCATCATACACCAGCCGATGACGCATGACGAGCCTCAGGCCTTCGAAGCGATCCGACACGATTTTCACACTGTAATGCCCACCGCCGGAGGCCGCGCCGGC
This window of the Massilia sp. WG5 genome carries:
- a CDS encoding BolA family transcriptional regulator, producing MSTVDTNTRVERIRSLLQAALAPSQLEVGDDSHLHAGHAGAASGGGHYSVKIVSDRFEGLRLVMRHRLVYDAVQGMMHTDIHALAINAIAPSELSR
- a CDS encoding peptidyl-prolyl cis-trans isomerase, whose amino-acid sequence is MTFKPARLLLALIAIAATFANASAFAQNLAVVNGKAIPSSRADQMVKAVVAQGQATDSPQLRDAIKKDLIAREVMMQEAIKQGYDKNPEVKQALENARQTIVINALARDYVTKHPVTDAEIKAEYDRFTKQTGDKEYHVRHILVDNEADANAIIAKLKGGAKFEDLAKQSKDTGTANNGGDLDWASPSSFPPEFAAGFTGLQKGQVTEKPVHTQVGYHVIKLDDVRPAKLPSLEEVKPQIADALAQQKLASYQQEMVKKAKVQ